From Deltaproteobacteria bacterium, one genomic window encodes:
- a CDS encoding peptidyl-prolyl cis-trans isomerase, giving the protein MAMALVGAVAALAFALAACKLGPSETAPTFAEGVLVTVNGEAITVDDFHAAFAKASKGKSGVPDDPPTQLTIKGLFLSELVDKKLLEQQAATLGIAVTDSEIQERVTKLAADYPAGEFEKMMADRQVDAAGLRAQVAGQILVDRIVEKAIAPSVQISPSEVEADYIYHQDEYREPERVRASQILVKTEVEAEGLVAQLYAGGDFAQLARERSIAPEAQTGGDLGFFGEGEMPEAISQAAFNMAVGQTSGVLRTPFGFHIIRLTDRRPEHNIAFETVRDRIAEKIRQKKAQDGLQSYLEKVRAAAEIRYNQALITEMSF; this is encoded by the coding sequence GTGGCGATGGCGCTGGTCGGCGCGGTCGCGGCGCTCGCGTTCGCCCTGGCGGCGTGCAAGCTCGGCCCGTCCGAAACCGCGCCGACCTTCGCCGAGGGTGTGCTCGTCACCGTGAACGGCGAGGCCATCACCGTGGACGACTTCCACGCCGCCTTCGCCAAGGCATCGAAAGGCAAGTCCGGAGTGCCCGACGACCCGCCCACGCAGCTCACGATCAAGGGCTTGTTCCTCTCGGAACTCGTGGACAAGAAACTTCTCGAGCAGCAGGCCGCAACGCTCGGGATCGCCGTGACCGATTCGGAGATCCAAGAGCGCGTGACGAAACTCGCCGCCGATTATCCCGCCGGCGAATTCGAGAAAATGATGGCGGATCGCCAGGTGGACGCGGCCGGGCTTCGTGCGCAAGTGGCCGGTCAGATCCTCGTCGATCGCATTGTGGAAAAGGCGATCGCGCCATCGGTGCAGATCTCGCCGTCCGAAGTCGAGGCCGACTACATCTACCATCAGGACGAATACCGCGAGCCCGAACGCGTGCGCGCGAGCCAGATCCTCGTCAAGACCGAGGTCGAGGCCGAAGGACTGGTCGCGCAGCTTTACGCCGGGGGCGATTTTGCCCAGCTCGCCCGCGAACGCTCCATCGCCCCCGAGGCGCAGACCGGCGGCGATCTGGGCTTTTTCGGCGAGGGCGAGATGCCCGAGGCCATCAGCCAGGCCGCGTTCAACATGGCGGTCGGGCAGACCTCGGGCGTGTTGCGCACGCCGTTCGGATTCCACATCATCCGCCTCACCGACCGCCGGCCCGAGCACAATATCGCCTTCGAGACGGTGCGCGATCGGATCGCCGAGAAAATCCGGCAGAAAAAAGCGCAGGACGGCCTGCAAAGCTATCTCGAAAAGGTGCGCGCCGCGGCCGAGATCCGTTACAATCAGGCGCTCATCACGGAGATGTCATTTTGA
- a CDS encoding peptidyl-prolyl cis-trans isomerase encodes MNRFVAILLAIAVALVATVADAEVVNRIAAIVDDEIITVWQVERESRPVVAAYLAASEEDTAEQRAARVSEIKADIMRRMIENILLEREVARLGFPVEEADIDKYIDRILAGNRMTREQLSETLAREGKTLDDMRDQIRKQIMRERYVSFRMKDRIAVSEDEARSYYQANPDQFVDDTRITLAEIRFNLPPDADPEAVRGIFDLSAQTYENLLTGADFEQTAKTVSQGPTAKNGGFLGSFLMSKDLKPTYQRAAETLEPGQISTVYRDTVGFFILKCLERTASGTRPFEDVREQIEMKLRKDLSEREMRKLAQELYKKSFVDIKVKEFPGN; translated from the coding sequence TTGAATCGCTTCGTTGCCATTCTCCTCGCAATCGCGGTCGCGCTCGTCGCGACGGTCGCCGACGCCGAGGTCGTCAACCGAATCGCGGCTATCGTCGACGACGAAATCATCACCGTGTGGCAGGTCGAGCGCGAGTCCCGCCCGGTCGTTGCGGCCTATCTGGCCGCGTCGGAAGAGGACACCGCCGAACAGCGCGCCGCGCGCGTGAGCGAGATCAAAGCCGACATCATGCGCCGGATGATTGAAAACATTCTGCTCGAACGCGAAGTCGCCCGCTTGGGATTTCCGGTCGAGGAAGCGGATATCGACAAGTACATCGACCGCATTCTCGCGGGTAACCGCATGACGCGCGAGCAGCTCTCCGAGACGCTGGCGCGCGAGGGCAAAACGCTCGACGACATGCGCGACCAGATCCGAAAGCAGATCATGCGCGAGCGCTACGTGAGTTTCCGCATGAAGGATCGCATCGCCGTCTCCGAGGACGAGGCCCGCTCCTACTATCAAGCGAATCCGGATCAGTTCGTGGACGACACGCGGATCACGCTCGCGGAGATCCGTTTCAACCTGCCGCCCGACGCCGATCCCGAGGCCGTGCGCGGCATCTTCGACCTCTCGGCGCAGACCTACGAGAACCTGCTCACGGGTGCGGACTTCGAACAGACGGCGAAGACCGTGTCGCAGGGGCCGACGGCGAAAAACGGCGGATTTCTGGGCTCGTTCCTCATGAGCAAGGACCTCAAGCCCACCTACCAGCGCGCCGCGGAGACCCTGGAGCCCGGGCAGATTTCCACCGTTTATCGCGATACGGTGGGTTTCTTCATTCTCAAATGCCTGGAACGCACGGCGTCGGGCACGCGACCGTTCGAGGACGTGCGCGAGCAGATCGAGATGAAGTTGCGCAAGGACCTGTCCGAGCGCGAGATGCGCAAGCTCGCGCAGGAGCTCTACAAGAAGAGCTTCGTCGACATCAAGGTCAAGGAGTTTCCGGGAAACTGA
- the uvrA gene encoding excinuclease ABC subunit UvrA has product MSNNVIAIKGAREHNLRNIHLELPRDRLVIITGLSGSGKSSLAFDTIYAEGQRRYVESLSAYARQFLEQFSKPDVDSIEGLSPAISIEQKTTSRNPRSTVGTVTEIYDYMRLLFARVGRPHCYKCGKPIAAQSPQTMVDTLMGYPESTPITVMSPVVRGRKGEYRKELALFAKQGFVRVRIDGQTHEIADAPALQKNLKHDIDLIVDRIKVRPGVERRLTDSVETALRHAEGLVKIEVGGETRYFSQSFACIDCGVSYPEIEPRLFSFNNPHGACPNCDGLGSKMFMDPDLVVPNPNLSIREGAVVPWESRVSSMHFHEVLESLGRVFSFSIHTPWKDLPKRAQDVLLHGSDGREIDFHYGDGKRRYTYTKAFEGVITNLERRYRETNSEAMREEIRRFMSVMPCAECAGSRLRPEALAIKLGGLSIAVTSAKSVKDAVRFFRELDLNEKEAQIAGRILKEVNERLGFLESVGLEYLSLDRTSGTLSGGESQRIRLATQIGSSLVGVLYILDEPSIGLHQRDNERLLAMLKRLRDLGNTVIVVEHDADTIREADWVVDLGPGAGRHGGEVVFSGTVPELLADKTSVTGRYLSGDLEIPIPETRRHIAKRAIELVNCTGNNLRGIHVSFPLGVFTCVTGVSGSGKSTLVIDTLRAALEQHLYRTKERAAPHGGIKGLSFVDKCINIDQTPIGRTPRSNPATYTALFTPIRDLFASLPEAKARGYSPGRFSFNVKGGRCEACEGDGVIKIEMHFLPDVYVTCDECKGRRYNRDTLEVHFKGASIADVLDMTVDQGVEFFENVPAIATKLRTLQDVGLGYIHLGQQATTLSGGEAQRIKLSRELSKRSTGRTLYILDEPTTGLHFEDIRKLLDVLARLVDAGNTVIVIEHNLDVIKTADWIIDLGPEGGDGGGQVIAQGTPEQVANAPGSHTGVFLRKALHLDQPRRPKKPANAAPKKPSRPRQVRLPEIDF; this is encoded by the coding sequence ATGAGCAACAACGTCATCGCCATCAAAGGCGCGCGGGAACACAACCTGCGCAACATCCACTTGGAACTGCCGCGCGACCGGCTCGTCATCATCACGGGCCTTTCCGGCTCCGGGAAAAGCTCGCTCGCGTTCGACACGATTTACGCCGAGGGGCAGCGTCGATACGTCGAAAGCCTCTCGGCCTACGCGCGCCAGTTTCTCGAGCAATTTTCCAAGCCCGATGTCGACTCGATCGAGGGCCTGTCGCCCGCCATCAGCATCGAGCAGAAGACCACCAGCCGGAACCCCCGCTCGACCGTCGGCACCGTCACCGAGATCTATGACTACATGCGACTGCTTTTTGCGCGCGTCGGCCGCCCGCACTGCTACAAGTGCGGCAAGCCGATCGCGGCGCAGTCGCCGCAGACGATGGTCGACACCTTGATGGGCTATCCCGAGAGCACGCCGATCACGGTCATGTCGCCCGTCGTGCGTGGGCGCAAGGGCGAGTACCGCAAGGAACTGGCGCTGTTCGCGAAGCAGGGTTTCGTGCGCGTGCGCATCGACGGGCAGACGCACGAGATCGCCGACGCGCCGGCGCTTCAGAAGAACCTGAAGCACGACATCGATCTCATCGTGGACCGCATCAAAGTGCGGCCGGGCGTCGAGCGCCGATTGACGGATTCGGTCGAGACGGCGCTGCGTCACGCGGAAGGGTTGGTGAAGATCGAAGTCGGAGGCGAGACTCGGTATTTTTCACAGTCGTTCGCGTGCATCGACTGCGGCGTGAGCTACCCTGAAATCGAGCCGCGTCTGTTTTCGTTCAACAACCCCCACGGTGCCTGCCCCAACTGCGATGGTCTCGGCTCCAAGATGTTCATGGACCCGGATCTCGTGGTGCCCAATCCGAACCTGTCGATCCGCGAGGGCGCGGTGGTGCCGTGGGAATCCCGCGTGTCGTCGATGCACTTCCACGAGGTGCTCGAAAGCCTGGGCCGCGTGTTCAGCTTCTCGATTCACACGCCCTGGAAGGATCTGCCGAAGCGCGCGCAGGACGTGCTTCTGCACGGCAGCGACGGGCGCGAAATTGATTTTCACTACGGCGACGGCAAGCGGCGCTACACCTACACCAAGGCGTTCGAGGGCGTCATCACGAATCTCGAGCGGCGCTACCGCGAGACGAACAGCGAGGCGATGCGCGAAGAGATCCGACGCTTCATGAGCGTGATGCCGTGCGCCGAATGCGCGGGCTCGCGACTGCGTCCCGAGGCGCTCGCCATCAAACTCGGCGGACTCTCCATCGCCGTAACCAGCGCGAAGTCGGTCAAGGACGCGGTCCGTTTCTTCCGCGAACTCGACCTGAACGAAAAGGAAGCGCAGATCGCGGGTCGCATTCTCAAAGAGGTGAACGAGCGACTCGGGTTTCTCGAATCCGTCGGGCTCGAATACCTTTCGCTCGACCGCACGAGCGGCACGCTCTCGGGCGGCGAGAGCCAGCGAATCCGACTCGCCACGCAGATCGGTTCGTCGCTCGTCGGTGTGCTCTACATTCTCGACGAGCCATCGATCGGCCTGCATCAACGGGACAACGAGCGTCTGCTCGCCATGCTCAAGCGCCTGCGCGACCTGGGCAATACGGTGATCGTCGTCGAACACGACGCCGACACGATCCGCGAGGCCGACTGGGTGGTCGATCTCGGTCCCGGCGCGGGGCGGCACGGCGGCGAGGTCGTGTTTTCGGGCACGGTGCCCGAACTGCTCGCCGACAAAACTTCCGTGACCGGCCGCTATCTGTCGGGCGATCTCGAAATTCCCATTCCCGAAACGCGGCGCCATATCGCCAAACGCGCGATCGAACTTGTGAACTGCACCGGCAACAACCTGCGCGGCATCCACGTGTCGTTTCCGCTCGGGGTGTTCACGTGCGTCACCGGTGTGTCGGGCTCGGGGAAATCGACGCTCGTCATCGACACGCTGCGTGCCGCGCTCGAACAGCATCTTTACCGCACGAAGGAGCGGGCCGCGCCGCACGGCGGCATCAAGGGGCTTTCGTTCGTCGACAAGTGCATCAACATCGACCAGACGCCCATCGGACGCACCCCGCGCAGCAACCCGGCGACCTACACGGCGCTGTTCACACCGATCCGCGACCTCTTCGCGTCATTGCCCGAAGCCAAGGCGCGCGGGTATTCGCCGGGGCGATTCTCATTCAACGTCAAGGGCGGCCGGTGCGAGGCGTGCGAGGGCGACGGCGTCATCAAGATCGAGATGCATTTTCTGCCGGACGTTTACGTGACCTGCGACGAGTGCAAGGGCCGCCGCTACAACCGCGACACGTTGGAAGTGCACTTCAAAGGGGCGAGCATCGCGGACGTGCTGGATATGACCGTCGATCAGGGCGTCGAGTTTTTCGAGAACGTCCCCGCGATCGCGACAAAGCTGCGCACGTTGCAGGACGTGGGCCTCGGCTACATCCATCTCGGTCAGCAGGCGACGACGCTCTCGGGCGGCGAGGCGCAGCGCATCAAACTCTCGCGCGAGCTGTCGAAGCGCTCCACGGGGCGCACGCTCTACATTCTCGACGAGCCGACGACCGGCCTGCATTTCGAGGACATCCGCAAGCTGCTCGACGTGCTCGCCCGGCTCGTGGACGCGGGCAACACGGTG
- the pdxA gene encoding 4-hydroxythreonine-4-phosphate dehydrogenase PdxA, which produces MGDPLGIGPEVIAKSLHIAEAIARPVLIGIPDILRDAIRKYSDESVAVRADEFSIVAPESPTGDSPAARGRLQAECIEIAVAMTMRGETAAIVTAPSSKAKFDAAGVDVPGQTELIARLCGAETPVMMLAGKKLRVVPLTTHCPVVEVPSRLSIEMIVRQLRVIDADLRRWFGIGRARIALTGLNPHAGEGGLFGREEIEILAPAAALARSEGIDVTDPQPADTAFHFAVRGRHDVVVAPTHDQALIPLKLLHFDDGVNLTLGLPFPRTSPDHGTAPDIAGRGIANPASMIAAIHTAVAMARRGSPGR; this is translated from the coding sequence ATGGGGGATCCGCTCGGTATCGGTCCCGAAGTGATCGCGAAGTCGCTGCACATCGCCGAGGCCATCGCGCGACCCGTCCTCATCGGCATTCCCGACATTCTCCGAGACGCTATTCGCAAATACAGTGACGAGTCCGTCGCGGTACGCGCCGACGAGTTCTCGATCGTGGCGCCCGAAAGTCCCACGGGCGATTCCCCCGCGGCGCGCGGAAGATTGCAGGCCGAGTGCATCGAGATCGCCGTGGCCATGACGATGCGGGGCGAGACCGCGGCGATCGTCACCGCGCCGAGCAGCAAGGCGAAATTCGACGCGGCGGGCGTGGACGTCCCCGGCCAGACCGAGCTGATCGCCCGTCTGTGCGGCGCCGAGACGCCCGTGATGATGTTGGCCGGGAAAAAACTGCGCGTCGTTCCCCTCACGACGCACTGCCCCGTCGTAGAGGTTCCTTCCCGTCTCTCGATCGAAATGATCGTGCGACAACTGCGCGTGATCGACGCGGACCTTCGGCGCTGGTTCGGCATCGGTCGGGCGCGCATCGCGCTCACGGGTCTGAATCCGCACGCGGGGGAGGGCGGTTTATTCGGGCGCGAGGAGATCGAGATTCTCGCACCCGCGGCAGCCCTCGCGCGCAGCGAAGGCATCGACGTCACCGACCCGCAGCCGGCGGACACCGCGTTCCACTTCGCGGTGCGCGGCCGGCACGATGTCGTCGTCGCGCCCACGCACGATCAAGCGCTCATTCCGCTCAAGCTCCTGCACTTCGACGACGGCGTGAACCTGACGCTCGGCCTGCCGTTTCCGCGTACGTCTCCCGACCACGGCACCGCACCCGACATTGCCGGACGAGGAATTGCGAATCCCGCGAGCATGATCGCCGCCATCCATACGGCGGTGGCGATGGCGCGGCGAGGTTCACCGGGACGGTGA